In Silene latifolia isolate original U9 population chromosome 3, ASM4854445v1, whole genome shotgun sequence, a single window of DNA contains:
- the LOC141647382 gene encoding protein DOG1-like 3 yields MFNQLAYKFTHYCPQFMNNLPLILLTIHQHALINLTLNPSTSNNMTIQTQLFVPTQDTTQIQMTTSDTRHSNTTPGPDHFGHFFETWLGEQNRDLEALIAAVESKPESTQSQPEWTRSVSELVSRVMRHYENYYRVKSESVRNDVVHMMTPAWRSHLEDAFLWIGGWRPTMAFHLLYSIAGLQLEAGLSELLQGLSTDDLADLSPTQLDRIDELQRQTLREEKALTESLAAHQETVADSAMVELSHLATEVIRSDSVTRDANSVRERVDSELAGKEEKLGEIVREADHLRLKTLKDVVGLLDPVQAAHYLIAAAELHLRVHEWGKKKDGYGNGNGVVRPANRGVGPRLRANVS; encoded by the coding sequence ATGTTCAATCAACTTGCTTATAAATTCACACATTATTGTCCtcaatttatgaacaatttgccATTAATTTTATTAACAATCCATCAACACGCTCTTATAAATCTCACATTAAATCCCAGTACTTCTAACAACATGACCATACAAACCCAACTATTCGTTCCTACCCAGGACACGACCCAAATCCAAATGACCACATCCGACACTCGACACTCGAACACAACACCCGGACCCGACCACTTCGGCCATTTTTTCGAAACATGGCTGGGAGAACAAAACCGCGACCTCGAGGCACTTATTGCCGCGGTCGAGTCCAAGCCCGAGTCGACTCAGTCCCAACCCGAGTGGACTCGGTCAGTGTCCGAGTTAGTGTCCCGAGTCATGCGCCACTATGAGAATTACTACCGAGTCAAGTCCGAGTCAGTGCGGAACGACGTCGTACACATGATGACTCCAGCGTGGCGGTCCCACCTCGAGGATGCATTCCTTTGGATAGGCGGGTGGAGGCCTACTATGGCATTCCACCTGCTCTACTCCATTGCCGGCCTGCAACTCGAGGCCGGACTCAGTGAGTTGCTACAGGGACTCAGCACGGACGATTTGGCTGATTTGTCCCCAACTCAACTCGACCGAATCGACGAGTTGCAGCGGCAGACCCTCAGGGAGGAGAAGGCTCTGACCGAGTCGCTTGCAGCTCACCAGGAGACCGTGGCCGACTCCGCCATGGTCGAGTTGTCCCACCTTGCCACCGAGGTGATTCGGTCTGACTCGGTGACTCGGGATGCTAACTCGGTGAGAGAGCGAGTTGACTCGGAGTTGGCGGGAAAAGAAGAGAAGTTGGGGGAGATAGTGCGAGAAGCGGATCATCTGAGGTTGAAAACGCTCAAAGATGTAGTGGGCCTATTGGATCCGGTTCAAGCGGCCCATTACTTGATTGCGGCGGCAGAGCTCCATTTAAGGGTCCATGAATGGGGAAAGAAGAAGGATGGATATGGTAATGGTAATGGTGTTGTTCGGCCTGCTAAT